Genomic DNA from Brassica rapa cultivar Chiifu-401-42 chromosome A04, CAAS_Brap_v3.01, whole genome shotgun sequence:
CAAGAGAAAGACTAATGAGGTTGGGTCCTTGATGATTCCACACACTCCCTTCTTCTTATGTTGGAACGTCTCTTAACCTTATCTTACACGTTGCTAGGTTCTCAGTGGAAGTACGAGTGTAATTGACGGATGTGCAACGTTTTTCAGACGGGATAGATTTTCACATGTCAAGAAATATGATGTTTGTATCTATTATGCTATATACTTATCTTctcttacatatttttattcTCAATGCTAATTCATGGGACTGTTAATGTAGGTTGAGTTCAATAAGGCTGCTCAGTCTTTGACTGAGGCTATAATCCCTCATACGCAGAAGAGAACTGCTTTAAACCGGCTTGTGAAGGTAGTTTTTTGGCATGCTTATAGCTGATTATTAGAGAGTTAGTTTTTGTACAATGACTGATTCTTGTGATGACTGATTGTTATGCTGTAGGATAACATTGCGTTGATAGTTGTTCTTGAAGCGAAGTTTGGTAATCAACCTACTGATCCTTCAGGGAAGCGCCAGCTTATCTGTGTGGCAAACACACATGTTAATGTTCAACAAGAGCTGAAGGACGTGAAGCTCTGGCAGGTATGTGCATCTAGTTTCATTGACCTCAAGAGAATTAGTATTCACCTcattgtatgtttttttttaaattcttttgaGTTTTGTAGGTTCATACTTTATTAAAGGGGCTAGAGAAAATAGCTGCTAGTGCTGATATTCCTATGCTTGTATGTGGAGACTTCAATACACTTCCCGGAAggtttttgtttaattcttcTGACTTGATATCATCAAATTTCAATACTCTCTTTGGTGTTAGAAAAAGCTAAAgctctgaattttttttattgcagTGCTCCTCATACACTTCTTGTAATGGGGAAAGTTGATCCACTGCATCCAGACTTAATGGTTGATCCCCTTAATATCCTGCGTCCTCATACTAAACTGACTCATCAGCTACCTTTGGTaacattatcttcttcttcttcggtttTTCCCATTTTTGTTTGCCGAACTTTGATgagagatttttgttttttttcaggtGAGCGCTTACACATCATTTGTGAGATCAGTAATGGGACTTGGATTGGAACAGCACAGAAGGAGAATGGATCTTAATACAAACGAGCCTTTGTTTACTAATTGTACAAGGGAGTTCATTGGCACTCAtgactatatattttatacaggTTCCACCATATTCTTAACCACCTCTCCTAGTTCTGACTACACCAGAAAATAACTTTGTATTTTGGTTTTCAGCGGATACTTTGATGGTGGAATCTTTATTGGAGTTGCTGGACGAAGATGGATTGAGAAAGGATACAGCTCTTCCTTCACCTGAATGGTCTTCTAATCACATTGCACTCTTGGCGGAGTTTCGATGCATGCCTAGAACCAGACGCTAACCGCTCCTTCACCACCTTTTATCCATCCCAAATTCGCTTACAGAAGAtaggtttttgtttgtttgtttctgtttttttttaatcaggtTATGACAAGAACTCTTTAGACAAAACCCCTGCCAAAATATGTCATAGAGAGGACACAAAGGTCGGAAGTGGTTCTGATACTAGAGGCAGACCATGTTCTGAAGTTGGGTCATTCTTTAATGATGACCTCCTCTGTGTTGTTTTGTCTATACCTTTTGTTCTTCTCATTTTGATCAGTTTTAGAGATACCCCCTTGTTGCTTTTATGTAtcctttctatttttaataaaagtatGATTTTAGATCTTAAATAGCCGAGTAcgagttttttctttctttcaaagTGAACAAGACTCACTCCTGTCTACAAAATAGCTTTTCATATCGCTGCTCTCTATTAGTAAAACAATAGAGATAAGATAGAACGTAACGGTTACTGAAGAATTGAAGTAAAGAACTTAGTGTCAAGCACTGGCCACTCCATGGTCATACCCTTGGCTAGGAACGGTTCCTGTCTTTGTAACAATGCAAACTTTAGATTATGCAACCTAAGATTTTTTCTTCCATGGATTATTACAGTGACTTTATTTGAGAATAAAATCTGTCTGCTGTTGctcatttttcaaatttggccCAAAGTCTATGTACACACAAATCCTTTTAATGTCGATGTTTTACACTCTTTCCTTGTGGATAACTTGCAAAGATTGTGAAAACGGACTGTGAACAACTTTCGTATATTTATGTAGCCCTCCAATTATTGCAAAagattcagaaaaaaattcatttcaGACATGAGACATGTCAACTAGTACattatttaaacattttaaacaagTTTCTTGCAAAACTAAGACTATGTGAACAAGAAAGAAGACTGTAGATAAGCTTATAAAAAGGTATACAGAGTTCATTGTTTCATAAGCTGGTGTTTAGATATCATGGGTTACAACCAAAATCAACAAATGCTGGCTCTATGCATAACATTAACAATAATGTTTCTTGGTGTGAGATCAGATTTGAATCAGGACATAAAAGGGTGTCAAGATTCCATGTCTGATCTCTACTCTTGTCTTCCTTTTGTCACTAACAAAGCTAAAGCTCCAGACTCAACATGTTGCACCACACTCAAAGAAAAACTAGACAAAGGACAGACCAAGAGATGTCTCTGCACTCTTGTCAAAGACAGGGATGATCCTGGTTTAGGGTTCAAGGTTGATGCCAACCGTGCAATGAGCCTCCCTTCCGCTTGTCATGTCCCTGCAAATATTACACAATGCCCAGGTGATAAATCTCTTACAATTTAACAGCTAATATACTGTCTCAAAATTAGACTACtctcataattttatattttgttgcaAAAGAGCTTCTACATTTGCCTCCAGATTCAGCAGCCGCTAAGATTTTTAAGCAATTCACTGAATCCTCCTCTCAGAATGTTGGACACAAAGGTACTAACTAATATTACttgtttttacaattttatttctaCTTGTGCAAACATTATTCATCCTGTTTCTTGGAACtggaacaaacaaaaaatattgcaGCTGTATCCACAAGTTCAAGCGTTAAAGGAAGAGATAAGAAGCAATTTGGACTAATGATGGCTGGAGCTTTCTCAGTATGGTACTTAATGTAAACCTTTGTTATGAAAGTTAATAAATACAACCAAAACCGCTATAAGATCCATATCTATCAGTTGTGGATGTACCATGgcttgttaaataaaacatattgaaAGACAGCATCTGATTAATCTATTATGTGATTGTATGTCATATAACTGAAACGTTATGGAGCCACTTGCCTATTGTTGAGAGTCCTGGAGTTAAGAGCAAATTAGCTGTGTACTTTGAAGCATGTCAGACGAGGAAACATCTGAAGCAACTCTTCACGGCTTCGTCTCTGCATGATTAATCATGCCGTTAACATTAGGTTAAAGAAAAAGTGTCAAGTCTCCATAATACACACCTTAATACCGATGCAGCCATTGACATCAAGAGTGGTGAGTGTAGCAGAGCAGGTCTGCGAGAGAGTCTCCAGACATCTATCAGTCACACCAATTATTCCAAACAAGCtgcaatttttgtttttttttcgttaAATGGTTGCCAGCAAGAAAAGAATCATAAAGAATATAAAGCAAAAAGTTCTAGAATTGGATTTAGTACCTGAGAAATTCTAGAGAGGTACAACTATTAGCAATTGTAATAACCCCTGAATCTGTAATCCGCACACACCTGCCACATGTTTAGATGCATTTGCTATGAAGATGCATCTTTATTATCATCATCTTTCTTGTAAGTGGAGACTTGGCTTACCATGTCAAGTTGAGAGACTCTAGCTTGATGCACTTAGCCATATGAGTAAGCCCCTCATCAGATAAATTCTGAAAACCAAAGTTGCACTCTTAGTTACAGATCCTATAGAAGTTAAGAAAATCATGCACCAGCTTTTACCTGAGCACCACATAAATCTAAGAACCTTAGATCAGCTTCTTGTAGGCTTTGTCTGTGAATCTACAAAAAT
This window encodes:
- the LOC103862980 gene encoding protein YLS3, which translates into the protein MGYNQNQQMLALCITLTIMFLGVRSDLNQDIKGCQDSMSDLYSCLPFVTNKAKAPDSTCCTTLKEKLDKGQTKRCLCTLVKDRDDPGLGFKVDANRAMSLPSACHVPANITQCPELLHLPPDSAAAKIFKQFTESSSQNVGHKAVSTSSSVKGRDKKQFGLMMAGAFSVWYLM